One part of the Bombus pascuorum unplaced genomic scaffold, iyBomPasc1.1, whole genome shotgun sequence genome encodes these proteins:
- the LOC132915754 gene encoding uncharacterized protein LOC132915754 — protein MAPNLEERTKQLILKREAFRKELEVARAILDSYEEGGPIHTIQRTLKELEIEFASFKKNQCDLDDREEGPTQQDRVNLQRTFYTIFGDASAIIDTATKQSEPTIRVPTSNISSPEPIELPKIQLPTFSGAYEDWPGFANQFRNTVHDNPRIDDCKRLTYLRSCLTGAAALTIPSLNNVATNYSAAWAILEKRYNRPEKIVQRHLQEIFNTGLASRTAHLDLQSYATKLEWHYKALESLGHLTADSVLLYLCTFRLDRDTDLIWKDKTQHTPFPTFTEFLNFLNDRSLLSEPSRTTRQPRGQAFVTSRSSSICPMCSGPHKIWTCRTFRTKTIEERIRAAEEISACTNCLTTGHTLPQCSAGSCRICGQRHHTLLHRSDAQTTDRTNSSNEEPATTPPGKGRSPSKHPTSTSPNQSYPSPVSDIQQQITQ, from the coding sequence ATGGCGCCCAATCTAGAAGAGCGCACAAAACAGTTGATATTAAAACGAGAGGCGTTCAGAAAAGAATTAGAGGTAGCTCGCGCAATACTCGACAGTTATGAGGAAGGGGGCCCTATCCACACCATCCAACGTACTTTGAAAGAGTTAGAGATAGAATTCGCATCATTCAAAAAGAATCAGTGTGACCTAGACGATAGGGAAGAAGGCCCGACACAGCAAGATCGCGTGAATTTACAACGGACATTCTATACTATCTTCGGGGACGCGTCGGCCATCATTGACACCGCAACGAAACAATCAGAGCCGACGATCCGAGTTCCGACTTCGAACATTTCCTCGCCGGAACCCATCGAGTTGCCAAAAATTCAGTTACCCACGTTTTCGGGTGCTTACGAGGACTGGCCAGGTTTCGCGAATCAATTTCGTAACACGGTTCACGACAACCCACGAATCGACGACTGCAAACGTTTGACATATCTTCGATCCTGCTTAACGGGCGCCGCGGCGCTAACCATACCATCTTTGAATAACGTAGCAACCAATTATTCCGCCGCGTGGGCAATACTAGAGAAAAGGTATAACAGGCCAGAGAAGATCGTGCAGAGACACCTGCAAGAGATATTCAACACAGGCCTCGCATCGCGCACAGCACACCTAGACCTGCAATCCTACGCGACCAAACTAGAATGGCATTACAAGGCATTAGAGTCGCTCGGACATTTGACGGCAGACTCCGTGCTATTATATCTATGCACCTTTAGATTAGACCGGGATACCGATCTCATCTGGAAGGATAAAACACAACACACACCGTTCCCCACATTCACGGAATTCCTCAATTTCTTGAACGATCGGAGTCTACTCAGCGAACCCTCAAGGACGACGCGCCAGCCACGCGGGCAGGCGTTTGTCACATCACGATCGTCATCAATTTGTCCAATGTGTAGCGGACCGCACAAGATCTGGACTTGTAGAACCTTTAGAACGAAAACCATCGAAGAGCGCATCAGGGCCGCCGAAGAAATATCGGCATGCACCAACTGTCTGACGACAGGACATACACTCCCACAGTGTTCCGCCGGATCCTGTCGCATTTGCGGACAACGTCATCACACCCTTCTTCATAGATCCGATGCTCAGACTACGGATCGAACCAATTCCAGCAACGAAGAGCCCGCAACGACACCCCCAGGCAAAGGCAGAAGTCCTTCGAAACACCCAACTAGTACATCACCGAATCAATCGTACCCTAGTCCAGTATCCGATATCCAACAACAAATCACACAATGA
- the LOC132915778 gene encoding putative serine protease K12H4.7 yields the protein MISGEAAANAKWMAEGQWIEYAKQFGALCFQVEHRFYGQSHPTSDLGVKNLMYLSSQQALADLAYFIEFMNINYKLPAGTKWIAFGGSYAGSLAAWLRNKYPHLVHGAVSASGPLLAEIDFQEYFVVVENALKEYSEACVNAILEANKQFHIMLHRPIGQQGIAKKFILCDPINEHTKRNDISNLYETIASIFAGIVQYNKDNRNNSAMANLTIDSACDILTNETLGIAIDRLAILSTKILQASEKKCLDYMYNKMIHNLRNITWASEEAEGGRQWTYQTCTEFGFFQTSTARPKLFSETFPVDFFVQQCIDIFGPRYNIHLLNSAVNRTNILYGGLDLKTTNVVFVHGSIDPWHVLGITKSANPQIPVIYIDGTAHCANMYPPSKNDPLQLKAARVEVGHLIDEWLHN from the exons ATGATAAGTGGTGAAGCTGCAGCAAATGCTAAATGGATGGCAGAAGGTCAATGGATCGAATATGCTAAGCAATTTGGGGCGCTATGTTTTCAAGTGGAACACCGCTTTTATGGACAAAGTCATCCTACTTC GGATCTCGgcgtgaaaaatttaatgtatcttTCATCGCAACAGGCACTTGCAGATTTGGCTTACTTTATAgaattcatgaatattaattacaagttaCCAGCTGGTACTAAATGGATTGCATTTGGAGGATCATATGCTGGATCATTAGCTGCTTGGTTGCGTAATAAATATCCTCATTTAGTACACGGGGCTGTTTCTGCTAGTGGTCCTTTATTagcagaaattgattttcagg aatactttgttgttgttgaaaaTGCCCTCAAAGAATATTCTGAAGCATGTGTAAATGCAATACTAGAAGcaaacaaacaatttcatataatgttacatcgTCCTATCGGTCAACAAGGAATagctaaaaaatttat ttTATGTGATCCAATCAACGAACATACCAAACGTaatgatatttcgaatttgtatgaaacaatAGCAAGCATCTTTGCTGGTATTGTACAGTACAATAAAGACAATCGTAATAATTCCGCAATGGCTAATTTAACTATCGATAGTGCCTGCGATAtattaacgaacgaaacattGGGTATTGCTATTGACAGACTTGCAATTTTGAGCACTAAAATATTACAGGCATCAGAAAAAAAGTGTTtggattatatgtataataaaatgattcataaTCTTCGGAACATAACATGGGCTAGCGAAGAAGCAGAAGGgg gACGTCAATGGACGTACCAAACGTGTACAGAATTTGGATTCTTTCAAACTTCGACAGCACGCCCAAAATTATTTAGTGAAACTTTCCCAGTAGATTTCTTTGTGCAACAATGCATTGATATATTTGGCCCaag GTACAATATTCATTTGCTGAATTCGGCAGTGAATAGAACAAATATTCTGTATGGAGGATTAGATTTAAAGACTACAAATGTAGTATTTGTACATGGATCAATTGATCCTTGGCATGTTTTGGGAATTACAAAATCAGCAAATCCGCAAATACCTGTCATTTATATTGATG GTACTGCTCATTGTGCCAACATGTATCCTCCTTCCAAAAATGATCCACTTCAGTTGAAAGCTGCCAG